In Mycobacterium branderi, the DNA window TACCTGGGCGGCGAGCGGGCCGCCGCACGCTACGCCCGCAAACATGGCCACCCGGCCAAGAACAACTACGGGTCGTCGTTATTCGCGGTCTCGGCGGCCGACGGCCTGGACTGGGCGGCCAGCACCGGGACGCTCGTCGCCGCATTTCCGCGCTACCACCCGCGATGGGCGTGGTGGATGACGTCGGTGCCGGGCCTGCGGGAATTTCTGGTGAGCAACATGGTGCTGGTGCTACAGCCGTAGCCACCAGTTGATTGGAACCTGTTCTCGTTTTGCCGCTCGCTGGGTAGGGTGGCGCCATGAGCCAAAGCCACAAGACTGAATACGACAAGCTGTTCATCGGCGGCAAGTGGGCCGAACCGTCGAGTACCGACGTCATCGAGGTGCGCTGTCCGGCCACCGGCGACTATGTCGGCAGGGTGCCGCTCGCGGCTGCGGCCGACGTCGACGCCGCCGTCGCGGCGGCCCGCAGGGCGTTCGACACCGGACCGTGGCCCTCGACACCGCCGGCCGAGCGGGCGGCCGTCATCGCCAACGCGCTCAAGTTGATGGAAGAGCGCAAGGAGCTCTTCGCCGCATTGCTCGCCGGCGAAACCGGGCAGCCGCCGACCACCGTCGAGACGATGCACTGGATGAGCTCGATCGGAGCGCTGAACTTTTTCGCGGGCCCGGCCGTCGAGCAGGTCAAGTGGAAAGAGATCCGCAACGGCGGGTACGGCCAAAGCATCGTCTACCGCGAGCCGCTCGGCGTCGTCGGCGCGATCGTCGCGTGGAATGTGCCGCTGTTCCTGGCCGTCAACAAGCTGGGCCCCGCGCTGCTGGCCGGGTGCACGGTGGTGCTGAAGCCGGCAGCCGAAACACCGTTGAGCGCAATCGCTTTGGCGGAAGTGTTCGCCGAAGCCGGCCTGCCCGAGGGCGTGCTCTCGATAGTGCCCGGCGGGATCGAGACCGGGCAAGCACTGACGTCCAACCCGGACGTCGACATCTTCACCTTCACCGGCAGCTCGAGCGTCGGCAAGGAGATCGGCCGGCGCGCCGCCGACCTGCTCAAGCCGTGCACCCTGGAGCTCGGCGGCAAGTCGGCGGCCATCGTGCTCGACGACGTCGACCTGGCGTCCGCCATCCCGATGCTGGTGTTCTCCGGGATCATGAACACCGGGCAGGCCTGCGTGGCCCAGACCCGCATCCTGGCGCCGCGCTCGCGCTACGACGAAATCGTGGATGCGGTAAGCAATTTCGTGCAGGCGCTGCCGGTGGGCTTGCCGTCGGACCCGGCCGCCCAGATCGGTTCGCTGATCTCGGAGAAGCAGCGCACGCGGGTCGAGGGCTACATCGCCAAGGGCATCGAGGAGGGCGCCCGGCTTGTGTGCGGCGGCGGGCGGCCCGAGGGGCTCGACAGCGGCTTCTTTGTGCAGCCGACGGTGTTCGCCGATGTCGACAACAAGATGACGATTGCCCAGGAGGAGATCTTCGGGCCAGTACTGTCCATCATTCCCTACGACACCGAAGACGACGCCGTCGCGATCGCCAACGACTCGGTGTACGGCCTGGCCGGCAGCGTGTGGACCGCCGACGTGCCGCACGGGATCGAGATCGCGGAGAAGATCCGCACCGGGACGTATGCGATCAACTGGTACGCGTTCGATCCGTGCTGTCCGTTCGGCGGCTACAAGAACTCCGGCATCGGCCGCGAAAACGGGCCCGAGGGCGTCGAGCACTTCACCCAGCAGAAGAGTGTGCTGATGCCGATGGGCTACACGATCGACGGTTAGCTCGGACTCGCGGCTATATCGGCCCATCTCCCTTGACTCGCTGCTAGCGCTTGCGCGCGGTGATAAGCAGGTACTCCCAGCGCATCGTCGACGATCCGGCCAGGAATCGTTGCCCAGTCCAGCCAACGCGGCATCGAGCGCGGCGACACGCTCGTGGTCGGCCGCGATGCTGCGATACGTGGTGATCGTCGGTCCATAGTTGGTTTTGAAGAAGTCGCGGAATGCCTCTCCGGTGGCAAACAGGTCGACGTTCAGCGCGCGTCGCTGCATGGCCAGATCGATTACCCGTTCGCCCAGCAGTTGCTTGACGTGGTCTTCCTTGCCCCACAGCGGCGGTGACTGAACCCCGGGTGGTGGCGCCGGTGTAAAGGGCTTCATCGTCGCGAACATCTGACCGATGAAGCCCTCGGGGGTCCAGTTGATCAGCGCGAGCGTTCCGCCGCGACGGCACACGCGAACCAGTTCGTCGGCTGCCCGTTGATGGTGCGGGGCGAACATCACGCCGACACACGACACCACCGCGTCAAAGCTGTTGTCGTCGAACGGCAGTGCCTCGGCATCGGCCTCCCTCCATTCGAGTTCGACGCCGCGCTCGGCTGCCGCCGCGCGTCCGACTTTCAGCAACTCAGGGGTTAGGTCGCTCGCGACCACGCGGGCACCCGCTTCCGCGGCGGGGATTGAGGCGTTGCCGGTTCCGGCGGCCACATCGAGCAGGCGTTCACCCGGTCCGATGCCGCTGGCTTGCACCAGCACGGGTCCAAGTGGCGCGACCAATTCGCTGGCCACGATGCCATAGTCGCCAGTTGCCCAGACTGCGCGCTGTTTGCCGGCCAAGTCATGGTCAGCGGTAGTGGCGGCATCAGCGGTCACGGTGATCTCCTCGTTCGAAGCTTTTGCTGCATGGAGAATCGTCCGTTTACCAGCGCGGCGATTCCAGTGCCAAATCTGAACCGGTCGCGGTTCTGAATCTGTACCACCAGCCGCCTTCGGGATGTACCGTCACAACATGCCGTCCTACGGCCAGTTCTGCCCCGTCGCCAAAGCCATGGAGCTGCTTGACGAGCGATGGACGATGCTGGTGGTGCGCGAATTACTAGCGGGCAGTAGACACTTCAACGAGCTGCGCCGTGGCGTACCCAAGATGTCGCCGGCTTTG includes these proteins:
- a CDS encoding aldehyde dehydrogenase — its product is MSQSHKTEYDKLFIGGKWAEPSSTDVIEVRCPATGDYVGRVPLAAAADVDAAVAAARRAFDTGPWPSTPPAERAAVIANALKLMEERKELFAALLAGETGQPPTTVETMHWMSSIGALNFFAGPAVEQVKWKEIRNGGYGQSIVYREPLGVVGAIVAWNVPLFLAVNKLGPALLAGCTVVLKPAAETPLSAIALAEVFAEAGLPEGVLSIVPGGIETGQALTSNPDVDIFTFTGSSSVGKEIGRRAADLLKPCTLELGGKSAAIVLDDVDLASAIPMLVFSGIMNTGQACVAQTRILAPRSRYDEIVDAVSNFVQALPVGLPSDPAAQIGSLISEKQRTRVEGYIAKGIEEGARLVCGGGRPEGLDSGFFVQPTVFADVDNKMTIAQEEIFGPVLSIIPYDTEDDAVAIANDSVYGLAGSVWTADVPHGIEIAEKIRTGTYAINWYAFDPCCPFGGYKNSGIGRENGPEGVEHFTQQKSVLMPMGYTIDG